A window from Pseudomonas sp. Tri1 encodes these proteins:
- the yghU gene encoding glutathione-dependent disulfide-bond oxidoreductase, translated as MSQAPYIPPKVWKNEAPSGGQFASINRPIAGPTHEKKLPIGKHPLQLYSLATPNGVKVTILLEELLALGHAGAEYDAWLIRISEGDQFSSGFVEINPNSKIPALQDRSVEPPIRVFESGSILLYLAEKFGAFLPTDLAGRTETLNWLFWQMGAAPYLGGGFGHFYAYAPEKLEYPINRFTMEAKRQLDVLDRRLSESQYLAGEHYSIADIAVWPWYGQLVRNNVYSAAEFLAAHEYTHVQRWAEEIAKRPAVIRGQRVNRTWGDEASQVPERHQAEDLG; from the coding sequence ATGAGTCAAGCGCCCTATATTCCTCCCAAGGTCTGGAAAAATGAGGCTCCGTCTGGCGGTCAGTTCGCCAGTATCAACCGCCCGATTGCCGGGCCGACCCACGAAAAGAAACTGCCGATCGGCAAACACCCGTTGCAGCTCTACTCGCTGGCGACACCCAATGGCGTAAAAGTGACCATCCTGCTTGAGGAATTGCTGGCCCTCGGGCACGCAGGCGCGGAATACGACGCGTGGCTGATTCGCATCAGCGAGGGCGACCAGTTCTCCAGCGGTTTTGTCGAGATCAATCCAAACTCAAAAATCCCGGCCTTGCAGGACCGCAGTGTGGAGCCGCCCATCCGCGTCTTCGAGTCCGGTTCGATCCTGCTTTACCTGGCAGAGAAATTCGGCGCCTTCCTGCCCACTGACCTGGCCGGGCGCACCGAAACCCTGAACTGGCTGTTCTGGCAAATGGGTGCAGCTCCCTACCTGGGTGGCGGCTTCGGGCATTTCTATGCCTACGCACCGGAGAAGCTTGAGTACCCCATCAATCGCTTCACCATGGAAGCCAAGCGGCAACTGGATGTCCTGGATCGCCGCCTGAGTGAAAGCCAATACCTGGCGGGCGAGCACTACTCCATCGCCGATATCGCGGTCTGGCCCTGGTATGGCCAACTGGTGCGCAACAACGTGTACTCGGCCGCCGAGTTTCTCGCTGCCCACGAATACACCCATGTGCAGCGCTGGGCGGAAGAAATCGCCAAGCGGCCGGCGGTCATCCGTGGGCAACGCGTCAACCGGACGTGGGGCGATGAAGCGAGCCAAGTGCCGGAGCGGCATCAGGCTGAGGATCTGGGCTGA
- a CDS encoding GntR family transcriptional regulator, with amino-acid sequence MSTSILRDSTTSLYEQIAHQLLEEIQRGDYEPSGKLPSEAELGKRFGVSRVTVRLAVGKLSDDGVVERKQGKGTFVAAKQVRHGLDALRSFHEALLLQGLQPSMQVISHTLQPVPDALRGLFAETQDCLLLERLHFVDGEPIALGRSHLPAELANVTWADVEHQPIYSILESITGMAVTRADLAIRAQEADKILASALHVKRGAALLVMERTSYFADGRCCDRTTFFIRPERYAFILSGVFKSNPVS; translated from the coding sequence GTGTCCACATCCATTCTTCGCGACAGCACCACTTCGCTCTACGAACAGATTGCCCATCAGTTGCTAGAGGAAATTCAACGCGGCGACTACGAACCCAGCGGCAAGCTGCCGTCTGAAGCGGAGTTGGGCAAACGCTTTGGGGTAAGTCGTGTCACCGTGCGCCTGGCGGTGGGCAAGCTCAGCGATGACGGCGTCGTAGAGCGCAAACAAGGCAAGGGCACTTTCGTGGCCGCCAAGCAGGTACGCCACGGCCTGGATGCGTTGCGCAGCTTTCACGAAGCGTTGTTGCTGCAAGGGCTGCAACCGAGCATGCAGGTGATCAGCCATACCCTGCAGCCCGTTCCAGATGCATTGCGTGGTTTATTTGCAGAAACGCAAGATTGCCTGCTGCTGGAGCGGCTTCATTTCGTCGATGGCGAGCCTATCGCGCTAGGGCGCAGCCATTTACCGGCCGAGCTGGCGAACGTGACTTGGGCAGATGTCGAACATCAACCGATCTACTCCATTCTCGAGTCGATCACGGGGATGGCGGTCACCCGAGCCGACCTTGCCATCCGCGCACAAGAGGCCGACAAAATCCTGGCCAGCGCGCTGCATGTCAAACGCGGCGCCGCGTTGCTGGTGATGGAGCGCACGTCCTATTTTGCCGACGGCCGCTGCTGCGACCGCACGACCTTTTTTATCCGGCCGGAACGCTATGCCTTCATCCTCAGCGGGGTTTTCAAATCCAACCCGGTCAGTTAA
- a CDS encoding ABC transporter permease produces the protein MSLPKPNWGWASLPFLLLIWVALASRFPTYILPQPWDVAHEALRWLGDRSLWQHLRASVLEELGGFCAAVIVAVLLGTAGGLSARFRDFISPLNSLFMAIPPIAWAPLIMIIFGLGYVSIVLVIFIAAMFPMAVTIQEGVQSIRGGEVRAARTLGASSWQLLAHVYLPASLPFVTAALRIGFSQGWRALVAAEMIGASQGIGWMVSTGGQIGNSSQVLLGIVVIGLIAWLMESFVFRRIERHYQKWRVQ, from the coding sequence ATGTCCTTGCCAAAACCGAATTGGGGATGGGCGTCGCTGCCATTCCTGTTGTTGATCTGGGTGGCCTTGGCCAGCCGTTTTCCCACATACATCCTGCCGCAGCCCTGGGACGTCGCCCACGAGGCGCTGCGTTGGCTGGGTGACCGTTCGCTGTGGCAACACCTGCGGGCCAGCGTCCTGGAGGAATTGGGTGGTTTCTGCGCGGCGGTGATTGTCGCGGTCCTGCTGGGGACGGCCGGTGGCTTGTCCGCGCGGTTTCGCGACTTTATCTCGCCGCTCAACAGCCTGTTCATGGCCATCCCGCCCATCGCCTGGGCGCCGCTGATCATGATCATTTTCGGCCTGGGCTATGTCTCCATCGTGCTGGTGATTTTCATTGCCGCGATGTTCCCCATGGCGGTGACCATTCAAGAGGGTGTGCAGAGTATCCGCGGCGGTGAAGTTCGTGCGGCACGCACCCTGGGTGCCAGTTCGTGGCAGCTGCTGGCCCATGTCTACCTGCCGGCTTCATTGCCCTTCGTGACGGCGGCCTTGCGCATCGGTTTCAGCCAGGGCTGGAGGGCACTGGTCGCGGCGGAAATGATCGGTGCGTCCCAGGGCATCGGCTGGATGGTCTCCACGGGCGGGCAGATCGGCAACAGCAGCCAGGTGCTGCTGGGCATTGTCGTGATTGGCCTGATTGCCTGGCTGATGGAGAGCTTCGTATTCCGGCGCATCGAGCGCCACTACCAGAAATGGCGCGTGCAATAA
- a CDS encoding DeoR/GlpR family DNA-binding transcription regulator — protein MTSPHEAFPGERQQLIRQRLARYGRVIAADLASELNVSEHSIRRDLGALAAAGLCKRVYGGAILLPGAEGPLEVRVQQDIARKHSLGQAAASLLRAGQHIFIDAGSTNLAIACAIDPQLELTFTTNSPLIAVQLMKLPRAEVIVLGGRLNPVAGGSIGLTAVQQLRQFSFDLCFLGACAIDPDNGVTAFGLDDAEFKRAVVAASGQVVTAVTNRKLSSVAHYQVASCEEVAALVVEHDAPRERLEPFFGRVSSIVTATCEQRRGQEQG, from the coding sequence ATGACGTCACCCCATGAAGCGTTTCCCGGTGAACGCCAGCAATTGATCCGCCAGCGTCTTGCCCGATACGGCCGGGTGATCGCGGCTGATCTGGCTAGCGAACTCAACGTGTCCGAGCACTCGATACGGCGGGATCTGGGCGCATTGGCGGCTGCGGGGTTGTGCAAGCGGGTCTATGGCGGCGCCATACTGTTACCCGGCGCCGAAGGCCCGCTGGAGGTTCGAGTACAGCAAGACATCGCGCGCAAGCACAGTCTCGGCCAAGCGGCGGCTTCGTTGCTGAGGGCCGGCCAGCATATCTTCATTGATGCCGGGTCGACCAACCTGGCCATTGCCTGCGCCATTGATCCGCAACTTGAATTGACCTTCACGACCAACTCGCCGTTGATTGCGGTGCAACTGATGAAGTTGCCCCGTGCCGAGGTCATCGTGTTGGGCGGTCGCTTGAACCCGGTGGCTGGAGGTTCGATCGGGCTGACGGCGGTACAGCAATTGCGCCAGTTCAGTTTTGACCTTTGCTTTCTGGGTGCCTGTGCCATCGATCCGGACAACGGTGTTACGGCGTTCGGTCTGGACGATGCTGAATTCAAGCGCGCAGTGGTCGCCGCCAGCGGTCAGGTGGTGACGGCCGTGACCAACAGAAAACTGTCCAGCGTTGCTCACTATCAGGTGGCGTCCTGTGAAGAAGTCGCCGCCTTGGTGGTGGAGCACGACGCGCCGCGTGAGCGCCTGGAACCCTTTTTCGGCAGGGTTTCCAGCATCGTGACGGCGACCTGCGAACAGCGACGCGGCCAAGAGCAGGGATGA
- a CDS encoding transporter substrate-binding domain-containing protein — translation MGLPLNRLLMGGVLMFLAAGACAAEPALRIVTEELPPYNMTENGQVTGMSTEVVQAVLKEVGVEASIQPMPWARAYELALNESNVLIYSIVRTPARESLFQWIGTIGPTKWFMYSLADRPVKLNSLADAHGHQIATVNQDVGEQYLVSKGFRIGEELQSSTKYEHNYRKLKVDHVELWISNELNALYLTRQNGEDPEKVLIQSLPLPELSSEDGLNMAFSRKTPPQTVEKFRAGLEAIRRNGVYDAIVRKWL, via the coding sequence ATGGGTTTGCCACTTAATCGCCTACTAATGGGTGGTGTTCTGATGTTCCTTGCTGCAGGTGCCTGCGCGGCAGAGCCTGCCCTGCGCATCGTTACCGAGGAGCTGCCGCCCTACAACATGACGGAAAATGGGCAAGTCACAGGCATGAGCACCGAAGTGGTCCAAGCCGTACTCAAGGAAGTCGGCGTCGAGGCGTCCATCCAGCCCATGCCTTGGGCGCGCGCTTATGAGTTGGCGCTCAATGAAAGTAACGTATTGATTTATTCAATCGTTCGTACACCTGCACGCGAGTCGCTTTTCCAGTGGATAGGTACGATCGGCCCCACCAAATGGTTCATGTATTCGCTGGCTGACCGTCCGGTAAAACTCAACTCGCTGGCCGATGCCCATGGTCATCAGATCGCCACCGTCAATCAGGACGTGGGCGAACAATATCTGGTCTCAAAGGGTTTTCGCATCGGCGAAGAATTGCAGTCCAGCACCAAGTACGAGCACAACTATCGCAAGCTCAAGGTCGATCACGTGGAGCTCTGGATTTCCAATGAGCTCAACGCGCTGTACCTGACCCGTCAGAACGGCGAGGACCCGGAAAAAGTGCTGATCCAGTCACTGCCGCTTCCCGAGCTGAGCAGTGAGGACGGCTTGAACATGGCGTTCAGCCGCAAGACGCCGCCCCAAACGGTTGAGAAATTCCGAGCTGGCCTGGAGGCTATCCGGCGCAATGGTGTCTACGACGCCATCGTGCGTAAGTGGTTGTGA
- a CDS encoding ABC transporter ATP-binding protein, giving the protein MLKTVPYPQQQADALTVDDISFSYPNGHRVFSSFSLSAKPGEFVAILGPSGCGKTTLLNLLSGFAQPQSGRITINQTAVRPERSELGYVFQAPQLFPWLSALENVRFGLRMSAQVNESQQRAQALQYLRLVGLESAAQRLPHQLSGGMQQRVSLARTLALEPSVLLMDEPFAALDAISRNSMNEETLRIWAELGQTVLFITHDIDEAVFLADRVIVLNIAPGGIHSELEIHLPRPRSNLKTRRLPAFLDYRNELMERISQVMDASQATAYLTPQLELTA; this is encoded by the coding sequence ATGCTCAAAACCGTTCCCTACCCCCAGCAGCAAGCCGATGCACTGACGGTCGATGACATCAGCTTCAGCTACCCCAACGGGCACCGGGTTTTTTCCTCGTTCAGCCTGAGCGCCAAGCCCGGCGAGTTCGTCGCGATCCTTGGGCCATCGGGCTGCGGGAAAACCACCTTGTTGAATTTGTTGTCCGGTTTCGCGCAACCGCAAAGTGGCCGCATCACCATCAACCAGACCGCGGTACGGCCGGAGCGTTCGGAGTTGGGTTATGTGTTCCAGGCACCGCAATTGTTTCCCTGGTTGAGTGCCCTGGAGAACGTTCGTTTCGGTCTGCGCATGAGCGCGCAAGTCAACGAATCGCAGCAGCGCGCCCAGGCGCTGCAATACCTGCGCCTGGTCGGCCTGGAGAGCGCGGCGCAACGGCTGCCGCACCAGCTTTCCGGTGGTATGCAACAACGCGTGTCCCTGGCCAGGACCCTGGCCCTGGAGCCCAGCGTACTGCTGATGGACGAACCGTTCGCCGCGCTGGATGCCATCAGCCGTAACAGCATGAATGAAGAGACGTTGCGTATCTGGGCCGAGTTGGGCCAGACGGTGTTGTTCATTACCCATGACATTGATGAAGCGGTGTTCCTGGCGGATCGGGTCATTGTGCTCAACATCGCCCCGGGCGGTATCCACAGCGAACTGGAGATCCACCTGCCGCGTCCCCGCTCCAACTTGAAAACCCGTCGTCTACCGGCCTTTCTCGATTACCGCAATGAGCTGATGGAGCGCATTTCCCAGGTCATGGACGCGTCCCAAGCCACTGCTTACCTCACCCCACAACTCGAGCTGACAGCATGA
- a CDS encoding ABC transporter substrate-binding protein, with protein MIKRSLLAFSLSVAALAGSAFAVAGEENPLRVGYVFAMANAPALIADKQGYYREQGLNVDLKALGDGPVIQQALAAGELDVAYVGTPPVYQWFSRGLQSRILAKVNYGQAAVIVDAKSPITRLDELKGKKLAGVKKGSGMDVLLRGYVLKEKAGLDPDKDLDIIDMPPGNMNAALERGIVDAAFSWEPFVSQSLLRGSSRILLDVNQALPNYPWYVVIALPKTLQERPDDVVKLLRAHRKAIAFLNEHPVESNRLIAEAFKLEAVQGTDGKTIAPEAIIAQARNRLGWSADLQAADIQFIQRLMNDSHDLGFIDTTLKTEQIVDTSYLQKASY; from the coding sequence ATGATCAAACGTTCTCTGCTTGCCTTTTCATTGTCAGTCGCCGCCTTGGCAGGCAGCGCATTCGCCGTGGCGGGCGAGGAGAACCCCCTGCGTGTGGGGTATGTCTTCGCCATGGCCAACGCGCCTGCGTTGATCGCTGACAAACAGGGTTACTACCGCGAGCAAGGCTTGAATGTCGACCTCAAGGCGTTGGGCGATGGCCCGGTGATCCAGCAGGCATTGGCCGCCGGTGAACTGGATGTGGCCTATGTCGGGACCCCGCCGGTATATCAATGGTTTTCCCGGGGGCTGCAAAGCCGGATCCTGGCGAAGGTCAATTACGGTCAGGCCGCGGTGATTGTCGACGCCAAAAGCCCGATCACACGCCTGGATGAACTCAAGGGGAAAAAGCTGGCCGGGGTCAAGAAGGGCAGTGGCATGGATGTGCTGTTGCGCGGTTATGTCCTGAAGGAAAAGGCCGGGCTCGATCCCGACAAGGACCTGGACATCATCGACATGCCACCCGGCAATATGAACGCTGCCCTGGAGCGCGGCATCGTCGACGCAGCGTTTTCCTGGGAGCCCTTCGTCAGCCAGTCGCTGTTGCGCGGTTCGAGCCGGATCCTGCTGGACGTGAACCAGGCGCTGCCCAATTACCCGTGGTACGTGGTGATCGCCTTGCCGAAGACCTTGCAGGAACGCCCGGACGACGTGGTGAAGCTGCTGCGTGCCCATCGCAAGGCCATCGCCTTCCTCAACGAGCATCCCGTCGAATCGAACCGGCTGATCGCTGAGGCGTTCAAGCTTGAGGCGGTGCAGGGCACCGACGGCAAGACTATCGCACCGGAAGCCATCATTGCCCAGGCACGCAACCGGTTGGGCTGGTCGGCGGACTTGCAGGCGGCGGATATCCAGTTCATCCAGCGCCTGATGAATGACTCCCATGACTTGGGTTTTATCGATACCACGCTCAAGACCGAACAGATCGTGGACACCTCCTACCTGCAAAAAGCCTCGTACTGA
- a CDS encoding Gfo/Idh/MocA family oxidoreductase, translated as MQPIRLGLVGYGKIAQDQHLPAILANPAFQLLAVATQGKPCAGVENFQSLGELLEKGPQVDAIAFCTPPQGRFALVQQALTAGKHVLVEKPPCATLGEAMVLVEQIQAQGVSGLFAWHSRYAPGIQAARDWLASRTLQSVKIDWKEDVRKWHPGQAWIWQPGGLGVFDPGINALSIVTHLLPLPLFVESAELRVPSNCQSPIAAGINMSDTRHLEVHAEFDFDHGHDELWSIEIRCAEGLLRLDNGGALLSIDGVRQTVSQEGEYAAVYRHFQQLIADKASDVDLQPLRLVADSFFVGSRASAEPFYD; from the coding sequence ATGCAACCGATTCGTCTCGGTCTGGTGGGCTACGGCAAGATTGCCCAGGATCAACACCTTCCCGCTATCCTCGCCAACCCCGCGTTCCAGTTGCTCGCTGTCGCTACGCAAGGGAAACCCTGCGCCGGCGTGGAGAACTTCCAGTCCCTGGGCGAGCTGCTCGAAAAGGGCCCGCAGGTCGATGCGATTGCGTTCTGCACACCGCCGCAAGGTCGATTCGCATTGGTGCAACAAGCGTTGACCGCTGGTAAACATGTCCTGGTCGAAAAGCCGCCATGCGCCACGCTGGGTGAAGCGATGGTGTTGGTCGAGCAGATACAGGCGCAAGGCGTCAGCGGTCTGTTCGCCTGGCATTCGCGTTACGCGCCCGGCATCCAGGCGGCCCGTGACTGGCTGGCCAGCCGTACCCTGCAAAGCGTGAAAATCGACTGGAAGGAAGACGTGCGCAAGTGGCACCCGGGCCAGGCGTGGATCTGGCAACCCGGAGGCCTGGGCGTTTTCGATCCGGGCATCAATGCCTTGTCAATTGTGACCCACCTGCTGCCACTGCCGCTGTTCGTCGAGTCGGCCGAACTGCGCGTCCCGAGCAACTGCCAGTCGCCTATCGCTGCAGGCATCAACATGTCTGATACGCGTCACCTCGAGGTCCACGCCGAGTTCGATTTCGACCATGGTCATGATGAACTCTGGAGCATCGAGATCCGCTGTGCCGAAGGTCTCTTGCGACTGGACAACGGCGGTGCACTGTTGAGTATCGATGGCGTGCGCCAGACCGTTTCGCAGGAGGGCGAGTACGCAGCGGTGTATCGGCATTTTCAACAGCTGATCGCTGACAAGGCCAGCGACGTGGACCTGCAGCCGCTGCGACTGGTCGCGGACAGCTTTTTTGTCGGCAGCCGCGCCTCGGCAGAACCGTTCTACGATTAG